In Sphaeramia orbicularis unplaced genomic scaffold, fSphaOr1.1, whole genome shotgun sequence, a single genomic region encodes these proteins:
- the prpf38a gene encoding pre-mRNA-splicing factor 38A, producing the protein MANRTVKDANSIHGTNPQYLVEKIIRTRIYESKYWKEECFGLTAELVVDKAMELKYVGGVYGGNIKPTPFLCLTLKMLQIQPEKDIIVEFIKNEDFKYVRLLGAMYMRLTGTAVDCYKYLEPLYNDYRKIKSQNRNGEFELMHVDEFIDELLHAERACDIILPRLQKRQVLEEAEMLDPRISALEEDLDEVESSEEEDEEEEKPERLQTPEPHRRGYRDNDRPRRSPSPRYRRSRSPRRRSRSPKRRSPSPRRERHRSKSPRRHRSRSRDRRHRSKSPGHHRSHRHRSHSKTPERSSKKSHKKSRRGNE; encoded by the exons ATGGCGAACAGAACTGTTAAAGACGCCAACAGTATCCACGGTACCAACCCGCAGTACCTGGTGGAGAAAATCATCCGGACCCGGATCTATGAGTCCAAATACTGGAAGGAGGAGTGTTTCGGTCTGACCG CTGAGCTGGTCGTAGATAAAGCCATGGAGCTGAAGTATGTGGGAGGAGTTTATGGAGGAAACATTAAACCCACGCCGTTCCTCTGCCTGACGCTGAAGATGCTGCAGATTCAACCAGAGAAGGACATCATCGTGGAGTTTATTAAAAATGAGGATTTCAA ATATGTGCGTTTGCTGGGAGCCATGTACATGAGGTTAACTGGAACTGCGGTGGACTGTTATAAATACCTGGAACCGCTGTACAACGACTACAGGAAGATCAAGAGTCAGAACAGAAACGGAG AGTTCGAACTGATGCACGTGGACGAGTTCATCGACGAGCTGCTTCACGCTGAGCGGGCCTGTGACATCATCCTGCCTCGACTGCAG AAGCGTCAGGTCCTGGAGGAGGCGGAGATGTTGGATCCACGAATCAGCGCTCTGGAGGAGGATCTGGACGAAGTGGAGAGCAGCgaagaggaggacgaagaggaggagaag CCGGAAAGACTCCAGACGCCTGAACCCCACAGACGGGGTTACCGTGACAACGACAGACCTCGGCGTTCACCGTCACCACGTTACAGACGCAGCCGGTCGCCCAGAAG GAGGAGTCGATCTCCAAAGAGGAGGAG TCCGTCCCCTCGCAGAGAACGCCATCGCAGTAAGAGCCCCCGCCGCCATCGCAGCCGCTCCAGAGACAGACGCCACCGCTCCAAGTCTCCAg